In one Pseudoliparis swirei isolate HS2019 ecotype Mariana Trench chromosome 23, NWPU_hadal_v1, whole genome shotgun sequence genomic region, the following are encoded:
- the tufm gene encoding elongation factor Tu, mitochondrial: MASLVGLRACFSALQLSSPSLLHSSFKLGAVPLSRRTFVAEAKKTYTREKPHVNIGTIGHVDHGKTTLTAAITKVLAEAGGGNYKKYEEIDNAPEEKARGITINASHVEYTTANRHYAHTDCPGHADYVKNMITGTSQMDGCILVVAATDGQMPQTREHLLLAKQIGVEHVVVFINKADVVEDKEMVELVEIEIRELLTEFGYDGENTPVVIGSALCALENRQPELGVNAVMKLLDIIDSYIPLPKRELEKPFLLPIEGVYSIPGRGTVVSGTVERGIIKKGDDCEFVGHNRNFKSVVTGIEMFHKSLDRAEAGDNLGALVRGLKREDLRRGMVMCKPGAIQPYQKIQAQVYILSKEEGGRHKPFVTNFMPIMFSLTWDMACRVTLPDDKEMVMPGEDTSLTLSLRQPMVLEKGQRFTLRDGNRTIGTGLVTEILAAKDEDQVKWG, from the exons ATGGCGTCGCTTGTGGGACTGCGTGCATGTTTCTCCG CTCTTCAGCTGTCTTCGCCGAGCctcctgcacagctccttcaaaTTG GGAGCTGTGCCCCTGAGTCGGCGAACCTTTGTTGCAGAGGCTAAGAAGACATACACCAGAGAAAAACCTCACGTCAACATTGGAACAATCGGCCACGTTGATCACGGCAAGACAACCCTGACTGCTGCCATCACAAAAG TGCTGGCTGAGGCTGGTGGTGGGAACTATAAAAAGTATGAAGAGATTGACAATGCCCCTGAGGAGAAGGCAAGAGGAATCACCATCAACGCCTCTCATGTAGAATACACCACAGCCAACAGACATTATGCTCACACAGACTGTCCTGGGCATGCCGACTATGTCAAG AACATGATTACTGGCACATCTCAGATGGACGGCTGCATCCTGGTGGTGGCGGCCACTGACGGCCAGATGCCTCAGACACGAGAGCATCTCCTGTTGGCAAAGCAGATAGGAGTCGAGCATGTGGTGGTTTTCATCAACAAGGCCGACGTCGTGGAGGACAAGGAGatggtggagctggtggagatCGAGATCCGCGAGCTGCTCACAGAGTTTGGCTATGATGGCGAGAACACGCCTGTTGTGATCGGCTCAGCCCTCTGCGCCCTGGAG AACAGACAGCCTGAACTTGGTGTAAATGCAGTGATGAAACTGCTGGATATTATAGATTCTTATATTCCTCTCCCCAAAAGAGAGCTTGAAAAACCTTTTCTTCTGCCCATCGAAGGTGTTTATTCAATCCCAG GCAGAGGTACTGTGGTGTCCGGCACTGTGGAGAGGGGTATCATCAAGAAAGGAGACGACTGTGAGTTTGTGGGCCACAATCGCAACTTCAAGTCAGTGGTTACAG GTATTGAGATGTTTCACAAGTCTCTGGATCGGGCCGAGGCTGGAGATAACCTGGGCGCTCTGGTCCGAGGACTGAAGCGAGAGGACTTAAGGAGAGGGATGGTGATGTGCAAACCAGGAGCCATCCAGCCATACCAGAAAATCCAGGCCCAG GTGTATATTCTGagtaaggaggagggaggcagacATAAACCGTTTGTCACCAACTTCATGCccatcatgttctctctcacCTGGGACATGGCCTGCAGAGTCACTCTGCCCGATGACAAG GAAATGGTAATGCCAGGCGAGGACACCTCCTTGACGCTCTCGCTCCGCCAACCAATGGTTCTGGAAAAAGGCCAGAGGTTCACCCTGAGAGACGGAAACAGGACCATCGGCACCGGCCTGGTCACAGAAATCCTTGCGGCTAAAGATGAAGACCAGGTCAAATGGGGCTGA
- the hspbp1 gene encoding hsp70-binding protein 1 — protein sequence MAEDRPTRRYPQNLQGVLQLAVDVGPAPGGPDSFQPMSEERKIWLRDVLADVCKGQMDEVTQIKRCLAVLRREGKSVKEGEDEEDEDERETAFAIVSELCENLDNARDLMTLGGLDLCISQYLCHAESGFRWRAAQLIAICAQNMPQVQVHLFSTGVLPKLLQLADSDPNSTVRVKALYAVSCLVREQESGLQAFLSHDGVSVLMRGMQSDIEKLRTKSAFLLLNLLASHPEQKDAVVSMGMVQQLVSVLRSPHLPFHEHVLGALCCLVEDCPQGLQDCRNPSLGLKELLREQTRELQGKEESQEELAFCEQLRVICFPGQQSDDNGMDR from the exons ATGGCAGAAGACAGACCGACCAGGAGATATCCCCAAAACCTCCAGGGGGTCCTGCAGCTGGCAGTGGATGTTGGACCAGCCCCAGGGGGACCTGACAGTTTTCAGCCCATGTCCGAGGAG AGGAAAATATGGCTGAGAGATGTTCTAGCAGATGTCTGTAAAGGGCAGATGGATGAAGTGACGCAGATAAAGCGGTGCTTGGCCGTCTTGCGCCGGGAGGGAAAGAGCGtaaaggagggagaggatgaagaggatgaagatgagcgAGAAACAGCATTTGCGATCGTGTCAGAGTTATGTGAGAACCTGGACAATGCAAGAG ATCTAATGACTCTTGGAGGACTGGACCTGTGTATCTCCCAGTATCTGTGTCATGCCGAAAGTGGCTTTAGGTGGCGTGCTGCCCAGCTCATCGCTATCTGTGCTCAGAACATGCCGCAGGTGCAGGTCCACTTGTTTAGCACCGGGGTTCTGCCGAAGCTGCTGCAGCTGGCAGACTCGGACCCCAACTCCACCGTCAGAGTAAAAGCTCTCTACGCTGTGTCAT GTCTGGTTCGAGAGCAGGAGTCAGGCCTCCAGGCGTTCTTGTCCCATGATGGCGTCTCAGTGCTGATGCGAGGCATGCAATCGGACATCGAGAAGCTCAGGACCAAGTCCGCATTCCTTCTGCTCAACCTGCTGGCGTCGCATCCCGAGCAGAAAG ACGCAGTTGTCTCTATGGGTATGGTCCAGCAGCTGGTATCGGTTCTCCGCTCGCCACACTTACCTTTCCATGAACACGTGCTGGGCGCCCTTTGCTG TCTGGTGGAAGACTGTCCGCAGGGTCTCCAAGACTGCAGGAATCCTTCTCTGGGTCTGAAGGAGTTACTCAGAGAGCAAACCAGAGAGCTCCAAGGAAAAGAAGAGAGTCAG GAGGAACTGGCTTTCTGTGAGCAGTTGAGGGTTATTTGTTTCCCCGGGCAACAGTCGGATGACAATGGGATGGATCGCTGA
- the tmem86b gene encoding lysoplasmalogenase — protein sequence MDILETYNYDKRQRRNTSCALFLSLLPFFLSAAVYFYLWTPDSPASITSAGVKSAPVLLLAAAVLSWNGGRSVLGVVGGLVFSAVGDCCLVWPELFLHGMGAFAVAHLLYSMTFLSSRYATYASSSSFWTRSLYLILLTLGGGFYIYMYPFLQKVPNSEILLPAVGLYIVLIVLMGALAIRTHNVATLLGSLSFMVSDLSLAVQVFKATAPMEHGHAVVMVTYYLAQLLIAVGDVNAVEEDLSKWKWS from the exons ATGGACATCCTTGAGACATATAACTATGACAAGCGGCAGAGGAGAAACACG TCCTgcgctctctttctttctctcctgccTTTCTTTTTGTCTGCAGCGGTGTATTTCTACCTGTGGACACCTGACTCACCCGCATCCATCACATCTGCTGGTGTCAAATCAGCACCAGTACTCCTATTGGCTGCAGCCGTGCTGAGCTGGAATGGAGGTCGCAGTGTGCTGGGTGTGGTGGGAGGATTGGTTTTCTCTGCTGTTGGCGACTGCTGCTTAGTGTGGCCTGAGCTGTTCCTTCATG GAATGGGTGCATTCGCTGTGGCTCACCTGCTGTACTCGATGACCTTCCTCTCCAGTCGTTACGCAACAtatgcctcctcctcttccttctggaCTCGCTCTCTCTATCTGATCCTGCTCACGCTGGGAGGAGGTTTCTACATCTACATGTATCCATTCCTGCAGAAAGTGCCAAACTCTGAAATACTGCTTCCAGCTGTGGGGCTCTACATCGTCCTTATTGTTCTGATGGGGGCATTAGCCATCAGAACCCACAACGTGGCAACGCTGTTAGGGAGTTTGTCCTTCATGGTGTCTGACCTGTCACTGGCTGTGCAAGTTTTCAAGGCGACAGCCCCGATGGAGCACGGTCACGCTGTCGTCATGGTCACGTATTATTTGGCCCAGCTACTAATCGCTGTGGGCGATGTAAATGCAGTGGAGGAAGACTTGTCAAAATGGAAGTGGTCCTAA
- the aspdh gene encoding aspartate dehydrogenase domain-containing protein isoform X1, whose amino-acid sequence MFPLSAQDMATSSSSQRIGVVGYGHLGQYLVERILKDGAGLGLTLAFVWNRNSDKLKGVVPDDLILCDLSSFENRRCDVIIEVCHPQIVKEFGFHFLSQSHFMVGSPSALSDPGLNQKLHQAAQQYGRTLYIPSGALWGGQDIQRLNDSGALKALFIRMSKHPSCFRLTGDVLSDWTEEEGRRVLFRGSVAELCPLAPNNVNTMAAAAVAAGALGFMGVQGEIVSDTALRDYHVVEVEVTGPGGFTVHTVRRNPARLGAVTGSATYNSFWNSLLVCKGHGGRVYLC is encoded by the exons ATGTTTCCTTTGTCAGCACAGGACATGGCAACCAGCTCTTCCTCCCAAAGAATTGGAGTTGTAGGCTACGGACACCTCG ggcagtacctggtggagaggATCCTTAAAGATGGAGCTGGTCTCGGTCTAACGCTGGCTTTCGTTTGGAACAGAAATTCTGACAAGCTCAAAGGTGTAGTTCCTGATGACCTCATCCTTTGTGACCTGTCATCCTTTGAAAACAG GCGATGTGATGTTATTATCGAGGTGTGTCATCCACAGATAGTGAAAGAATTTGgctttcacttcctctctcagTCCCATTTCATG gtggGCTCTCCCTCTGCCCTCTCTGATCCTGGTCTGAACCAGAAGCTGCATCAGGCGGCTCAGCAGTACGGTAGGACACTCTACATCCCCagtggtgcattgtggggaGGCCAGGACATCCAGAGGCTGAATGACAGTGGAGCCTTGAAG GCTTTGTTTATAAGAATGTCCAAGCATCCATCCTGCTTCCGGCTGACCGGAGACGTCCTCTCTGattggacggaggaggagggccgGCGTGTTTTATTCAGAGGCTCAGTGGCAGAGTTGTGCCCACTTGCTCCCAACAACGTTAACACCATGGCAGCCGCAGCAGTGGCAGCAGGAGCACTTGGCTTTATGGGCGTTCAGGGAGAGATCGTGTCTGACACAGC GTTAAGGGACTACcatgtggttgaggtggagGTGACTGGGCCCGGTGGCTTCACAGTGCACACAGTGAGGAGGAATCCCGCCAGACTCGGAGCTGTGACCGGCAGTGCAACATACAACTCCTTCTGGAATAGTTTACTAG tttgCAAAGGTCACGGGGGCCGAGTTTATTTGTGCTGA
- the aspdh gene encoding aspartate dehydrogenase domain-containing protein isoform X2, translated as MATSSSSQRIGVVGYGHLGQYLVERILKDGAGLGLTLAFVWNRNSDKLKGVVPDDLILCDLSSFENRRCDVIIEVCHPQIVKEFGFHFLSQSHFMVGSPSALSDPGLNQKLHQAAQQYGRTLYIPSGALWGGQDIQRLNDSGALKALFIRMSKHPSCFRLTGDVLSDWTEEEGRRVLFRGSVAELCPLAPNNVNTMAAAAVAAGALGFMGVQGEIVSDTALRDYHVVEVEVTGPGGFTVHTVRRNPARLGAVTGSATYNSFWNSLLVCKGHGGRVYLC; from the exons ATGGCAACCAGCTCTTCCTCCCAAAGAATTGGAGTTGTAGGCTACGGACACCTCG ggcagtacctggtggagaggATCCTTAAAGATGGAGCTGGTCTCGGTCTAACGCTGGCTTTCGTTTGGAACAGAAATTCTGACAAGCTCAAAGGTGTAGTTCCTGATGACCTCATCCTTTGTGACCTGTCATCCTTTGAAAACAG GCGATGTGATGTTATTATCGAGGTGTGTCATCCACAGATAGTGAAAGAATTTGgctttcacttcctctctcagTCCCATTTCATG gtggGCTCTCCCTCTGCCCTCTCTGATCCTGGTCTGAACCAGAAGCTGCATCAGGCGGCTCAGCAGTACGGTAGGACACTCTACATCCCCagtggtgcattgtggggaGGCCAGGACATCCAGAGGCTGAATGACAGTGGAGCCTTGAAG GCTTTGTTTATAAGAATGTCCAAGCATCCATCCTGCTTCCGGCTGACCGGAGACGTCCTCTCTGattggacggaggaggagggccgGCGTGTTTTATTCAGAGGCTCAGTGGCAGAGTTGTGCCCACTTGCTCCCAACAACGTTAACACCATGGCAGCCGCAGCAGTGGCAGCAGGAGCACTTGGCTTTATGGGCGTTCAGGGAGAGATCGTGTCTGACACAGC GTTAAGGGACTACcatgtggttgaggtggagGTGACTGGGCCCGGTGGCTTCACAGTGCACACAGTGAGGAGGAATCCCGCCAGACTCGGAGCTGTGACCGGCAGTGCAACATACAACTCCTTCTGGAATAGTTTACTAG tttgCAAAGGTCACGGGGGCCGAGTTTATTTGTGCTGA
- the gys1 gene encoding glycogen [starch] synthase, muscle isoform X1, which translates to MPLARSLSVTSLSGLEEWDEEFDLEDAVLFEIAWEVANKVGGIYTVIQTKARLTAEEWGENYFLVGPYVESNVRTQVELIEPTNPVLKRTIDKMNSSGCKVYFGRWLIEGSPYVVLIDVAFTAWSLDSWKRELWDLCDIGVPWFDREANDAVLFGFLTAWLLGEFAAQSEEPPHIVAHFHEWLAGLGLVLCRHRKLPVATIFTTHATLLGRYLCAGSVDFYNKLADFNLDKEAGDRQIYHRYCLERAAVHCAHVFTTVSQITAIEAEYLLKRTPDIVTPNGLNVKKFSAVHEFQNLHAQSKNRIQEFVRGHFYGHLDFNLDKTLFLFIAGRYEFTNKGADIFLEALARLNYLLRVNHSDVTVVAFFIMPARTNNFNVETLKGQAVRKQLWDTAQTVKERFGKKLYESLLVGQLPDVSKILDKEDFTIMKRAIFATQRQCQPPICTHNMLDDSSDPILNCVRRIGLFNSSADRVKIIFHPEFLSSTSPLLPMDYEEFVRGCHLGVFPSYYEPWGYTPAECTVMGIPSISTNLSGFGCFMEEHIADPSAYGIYILDRRYRGVDESCNQLTSFLFQFCKQSRRQRIIQRNRTERLSELLDWRYLGRYYISARHMALAKAFPDTYMYELHEPTSTSGFRYPRPASVPPSPALSRHSSPRHSEAEDNDEEERYDEDVEAAKDRVNIRQPYALPFKNKSSAVPGADGNGDDDEM; encoded by the exons ATGCCGCTGGCTCgcagcctctctgtcacgtCCCTGTCAGGACTGGAGGAGTGGGACGAGGAGTTTGATTTGGAGGACGCTGTTCTTTTTGAAATTGCATGGGAGGTCGCTAACAAAg TTGGAGGCATCTACACCGTCATCCAGACCAAAGCCCGTCTGACCGCAGAGGAATGGGGGGAGAACTATTTCCTGGTGGGCCCTTATGTGGAGAGCAACGTACGCACTCAGGTGGAGCTGATCGAGCCCACCAACCCCGTGCTGAAGAGAACCATTGACAAGATGAACTCCAGTGGGTGTAAG GTCTACTTTGGGCGCTGGCTTATTGAGGGCAGTCCCTATGTTGTTCTGATCGATGTTGCGTTTACCGCCTGGTCTCTTGACAGCTGGAAGAGGGAATTGTGGGACCTTTGTGACATCGGCGTGCCATGGTTTGACCGTGAGGCCAATGATGCCGTTCTGTTTGGCTTCCTGACTGCCTGGCTACTGGGAGAG TTTGCAGCCCAGAGTGAGGAGCCTCCGCACATCGTGGCCCATTTCCATGAGTGGTTGGCCGGCCTGGGCTTAGTgttgtgtagacatagaaagcTGCCCGTCGCAACCATCTTCACCACTCACGCCACACTGCTGGGACGATACCTGTGTGCTGGAAGTGTGGACTTCTACAACAAACTTGCAGAT TTCAACTTGGATAAGGAAGCAGGCGACAGGCAGATTTACCACCGCTACTGTTTGGAGCGGGCGGCTGTGCACTGTGCTCATGTCTTCACCACTGTGTCACAGATCACAGCCATTGAGGCAGAGTACCTGCTCAAGAGGACACCAG ACATTGTCACTCCCAATGGGCTCAACGTGAAGAAGTTCTCAGCCGTGCACGAGTTTCAAAACCTCCACGCTCAGAGCAAGAATCGGATTCAGGAGTTCGTCAGGGGACACTTCTACGG GCACCTCGACTTCAACCTGGACAAGACTTTGTTCCTGTTCATCGCTGGAAGGTACGAGTTCACCAACAAAGGAGCCGACATCTTCTTGGAAGCTTTAGCCAGACTCAACTATCTACTTAGG GTCAATCACAGTGACGTGACCGTCGTTGCGTTCTTCATCATGCCGGCTCGGACAAACAACTTCAATGTGGAGACCTTGAAGGGCCAAGCAGTCAGGAAACAGCTCTG GGATACTGCTCAGACTGTGAAGGAACGTTTCGGAAAGAAACTCTACGAGTCACTTCTTGT TGGACAACTGCCGGATGTGTCAAAGATTCTGGACAAAGAGGATTTTACCATCATGAAGCGCGCCATCTTCGCCACTCAGAGGCAGTGCCAGCCTCCAATCTGCACCCACAACATGCTGGACGACAGCAGCGACCCCATCCTGAACTGTGTCCGCCGTATCGGCCTTTTCAACAGCTCTGCTGACCGTGTCAAG ATTATCTTCCATCCTGAATTCCTTTCGTCCACCTCTCCTCTACTTCCGATGGATTACGAGGAGTTTGTAAGAGGCTGCCACCTCGGTGTCTTCCCCTCTTACTACGAGCCTTGGGGCTACACACCAG CTGAGTGCACAGTCATGGGAATTCCGTCAATCTCAACGAACCTGTCAGGCTTTGGCTGTTTCATGGAGGAGCACATAGCAGACCCCTCGGCATACG gtATTTACATCCTGGACCGTCGGTATCGGGGTGTCGACGAGTCGTGTAACCAGCTCACGTCCTTCCTGTTTCAGTTCTGCAAGCAGAGCCGGCGCCAGCGGATCATCCAGAGGAACCGGACTGAGCGTCTGAGCGAACTCTTGGACTGGAGATACCTCGGCAGG TATTATATATCTGCCCGTCACATGGCCCTGGCTAAAGCCTTCCCTGACACTTACATGTATGAACTTCACGAGCCCACCTCA ACCTCAGGTTTCCGGTACCCTCGACCAGCCTCTGTGCCTCCGTCTCCAGCTCTGTCCCGCCACTCTTCCCCCCGCCACAGCGAGGCCGAGGACAACGAcgaagaggaacgctatgacgAGGATGTGGAGGCGGCAAAGGACAGGGTGAACATCCGCCAGCCCTACGCTCTGCCATTCAAAAATAAGTCTTCTGCTGTCCCGGGGGCCGATGGAAACGGCGATGATGACGAGATGTAG
- the gys1 gene encoding glycogen [starch] synthase, muscle isoform X2, whose protein sequence is MPLARSLSVTSLSGLEEWDEEFDLEDAVLFEIAWEVANKVGGIYTVIQTKARLTAEEWGENYFLVGPYVESNVRTQVELIEPTNPVLKRTIDKMNSSGCKVYFGRWLIEGSPYVVLIDVAFTAWSLDSWKRELWDLCDIGVPWFDREANDAVLFGFLTAWLLGEFAAQSEEPPHIVAHFHEWLAGLGLVLCRHRKLPVATIFTTHATLLGRYLCAGSVDFYNKLADFNLDKEAGDRQIYHRYCLERAAVHCAHVFTTVSQITAIEAEYLLKRTPDIVTPNGLNVKKFSAVHEFQNLHAQSKNRIQEFVRGHFYGHLDFNLDKTLFLFIAGRYEFTNKGADIFLEALARLNYLLRVNHSDVTVVAFFIMPARTNNFNVETLKGQAVRKQLWDTAQTVKERFGKKLYESLLVGQLPDVSKILDKEDFTIMKRAIFATQRQCQPPICTHNMLDDSSDPILNCVRRIGLFNSSADRVKIIFHPEFLSSTSPLLPMDYEEFVRGCHLGVFPSYYEPWGYTPAECTVMGIPSISTNLSGFGCFMEEHIADPSAYVLQAEPAPADHPEEPD, encoded by the exons ATGCCGCTGGCTCgcagcctctctgtcacgtCCCTGTCAGGACTGGAGGAGTGGGACGAGGAGTTTGATTTGGAGGACGCTGTTCTTTTTGAAATTGCATGGGAGGTCGCTAACAAAg TTGGAGGCATCTACACCGTCATCCAGACCAAAGCCCGTCTGACCGCAGAGGAATGGGGGGAGAACTATTTCCTGGTGGGCCCTTATGTGGAGAGCAACGTACGCACTCAGGTGGAGCTGATCGAGCCCACCAACCCCGTGCTGAAGAGAACCATTGACAAGATGAACTCCAGTGGGTGTAAG GTCTACTTTGGGCGCTGGCTTATTGAGGGCAGTCCCTATGTTGTTCTGATCGATGTTGCGTTTACCGCCTGGTCTCTTGACAGCTGGAAGAGGGAATTGTGGGACCTTTGTGACATCGGCGTGCCATGGTTTGACCGTGAGGCCAATGATGCCGTTCTGTTTGGCTTCCTGACTGCCTGGCTACTGGGAGAG TTTGCAGCCCAGAGTGAGGAGCCTCCGCACATCGTGGCCCATTTCCATGAGTGGTTGGCCGGCCTGGGCTTAGTgttgtgtagacatagaaagcTGCCCGTCGCAACCATCTTCACCACTCACGCCACACTGCTGGGACGATACCTGTGTGCTGGAAGTGTGGACTTCTACAACAAACTTGCAGAT TTCAACTTGGATAAGGAAGCAGGCGACAGGCAGATTTACCACCGCTACTGTTTGGAGCGGGCGGCTGTGCACTGTGCTCATGTCTTCACCACTGTGTCACAGATCACAGCCATTGAGGCAGAGTACCTGCTCAAGAGGACACCAG ACATTGTCACTCCCAATGGGCTCAACGTGAAGAAGTTCTCAGCCGTGCACGAGTTTCAAAACCTCCACGCTCAGAGCAAGAATCGGATTCAGGAGTTCGTCAGGGGACACTTCTACGG GCACCTCGACTTCAACCTGGACAAGACTTTGTTCCTGTTCATCGCTGGAAGGTACGAGTTCACCAACAAAGGAGCCGACATCTTCTTGGAAGCTTTAGCCAGACTCAACTATCTACTTAGG GTCAATCACAGTGACGTGACCGTCGTTGCGTTCTTCATCATGCCGGCTCGGACAAACAACTTCAATGTGGAGACCTTGAAGGGCCAAGCAGTCAGGAAACAGCTCTG GGATACTGCTCAGACTGTGAAGGAACGTTTCGGAAAGAAACTCTACGAGTCACTTCTTGT TGGACAACTGCCGGATGTGTCAAAGATTCTGGACAAAGAGGATTTTACCATCATGAAGCGCGCCATCTTCGCCACTCAGAGGCAGTGCCAGCCTCCAATCTGCACCCACAACATGCTGGACGACAGCAGCGACCCCATCCTGAACTGTGTCCGCCGTATCGGCCTTTTCAACAGCTCTGCTGACCGTGTCAAG ATTATCTTCCATCCTGAATTCCTTTCGTCCACCTCTCCTCTACTTCCGATGGATTACGAGGAGTTTGTAAGAGGCTGCCACCTCGGTGTCTTCCCCTCTTACTACGAGCCTTGGGGCTACACACCAG CTGAGTGCACAGTCATGGGAATTCCGTCAATCTCAACGAACCTGTCAGGCTTTGGCTGTTTCATGGAGGAGCACATAGCAGACCCCTCGGCATACG TTCTGCAAGCAGAGCCGGCGCCAGCGGATCATCCAGAGGAACCGGACTGA